The following coding sequences are from one Syngnathus acus chromosome 14, fSynAcu1.2, whole genome shotgun sequence window:
- the clip2 gene encoding CAP-Gly domain-containing linker protein 2 isoform X3, whose protein sequence is MLKSSGLKIPGRGPKHSSPMGRSATSSSPVPPKDNAPVKPSTPPKASEEGDEVAGDYTVGEQVWVNGVKAGVIAYLGETQFAPGQWAGVILNDPLGKNDGSVGGVRYFECQALQGIFTRPSKLTRQPTAEGSDSLSAESLSAHNQTLQGGGGGGLVGQRAPTLREGLLNSAVKTGNESGSNMSDSGSVKKSADKDLRAGDRVLVGGSKMGVIRYIGETDFAKGEWCGVELDEPLGKNDGAVAGTRYFQCLHKFGLFAPVHKVIRIGFPSTSPAKAKKSKRVAMGVSSLAHSPSSSSISSVSSVASSVGGRPSRAGLLTETSSRYARKISGTTALQEALKEKQQHIEQLLAERDLERADMAKATSRICEVEKELSALKSQHVQYVSENEGALQQVTAALAGVQKAKVELANQLEEEKRKVEDLQFRVEEESITKGDLEGKCKHDSASLGLGKRTKQTTVEEQRCIVQLEKELGRTRAEIEILRGQLPGAASAQALESQSNPAALAASRRETEALKLLSEKQSQEIGELKLKVQQATKENMDMMDAWKAKFDSLVSDHQQSLEELKTSFSGESSTPEGRELRATVEGLKMEHQLEVENLKAKYKIEAAILTKEREDLVARLQEAEDHTGSEALEEAGGKLQRAEKRLAEMEALQRESARELKERLEISEKQLADSRSLREVSQEEVQKLREKLRVTANQLQAIQTDRDANVIEDSHLSDKKLEQNIEETTEKLLKREKEVSTLTSQVEALKSQIGVLEGKVRSGERKAEALVREKVRLEAELESMTRKSHDASGQLLSISQELLKKEGNLNELRVLLLESRRHSREMDKDLNREMRKAEWKVKEQKLQDDIKTLRDKLLVLGRERFSPDHRRHSMLDPSALDSEVSRLRQQLLSTEDALRTALEHNQQVDQLVQAMRKHPEKSPMHGAHKSANGIHHQEPDSNQDQQR, encoded by the exons ATGCTCCAGTCAAGCCCAGCACGCCGCCCAAAGCGTCGGAGGAGGGCGACGAGGTGGCGGGTGACTACACGGTGggagagcaggtgtgggtgAACGGCGTGAAAGCCGGGGTCATCGCCTACCTCGGGGAGACCCAGTTCGCCCCGGGCCAGTGGGCCGGTGTCATCCTCAACGACCCGCTGGGCAAGAACGACGGCTCGGTGGGCGGCGTCCGCTACTTTGAGTGCCAAGCCCTGCAGGGCATCTTCACGCGGCCCTCCAAGCTCACGCGACAGCCCACGGCCGAGGGCAGCGACAGCCTGTCCGCCGAGTCGCTCAGCGCCCATAATCAGACGCTGCAAGGAGGCGGCGGGGGGGGCCTCGTCGGGCAGCGGGCGCCGACGCTCCGAGAGGGCCTGCTCAACAGCGCCGTCAAGACGGGAAACGAGTCGGGCTCCAACATGTCTGACAGCGGCTCTGTCAAGAAAAGCGCCGACAAGGACCTGAGGGCCGGAGATCGTGTTTTG GTGGGAGGCTCCAAGATGGGTGTGATCCGCTACATAGGGGAGACGGACTTTGCCAAGGGCGAGTGGTGCGGCGTGGAGCTGGACGAGCCTCTGGGCAAGAACGACGGCGCCGTGGCTGGCACCAG ATATTTCCAGTGCCTCCACAAGTTTGGCCTGTTCGCGCCCGTACACAAGGTGATCCGCATCGGCTTCCCGTCCACCAGCCCGGCCAAGGCCAAGAAGAGCAAGCGAGTGGCCATGGGCGTGTCGTCGCTGGCTCACAGCCCCAGCAGCTCGTCCATCAGCTCCGTCAGCTCGGTGGCCTCGTCGGTGGGCGGGCGACCCAGCCGCGCCGGCCTG CTGACGGAGACGTCGTCGCGCTACGCCCGCAAGATCTCGGGCACCACCGCCCTGCAGGAGGCGCTGAAGGAGAAACAGCAGCACATCGAGCAGCTGCTGGCTGAGCGCGACCTGGAGCGCGCCGACATGGccaaagccaccagccgcatttgCGAGGTGGAGAAGGAGCTCAGCGCCCTCAAGTCGCAGCATGTGCAG TATGTGTCGGAGAACGAGGGCGCCCTGCAGCAAGTCACGGCCGCCTTGGCCGGCGTGCAGAAAGCCAAGGTGGAGCTCGCCAATCAGCTGGAGGAAGAGAAGAG gaaagtggAGGACCTCCAGTTCAGAGTGGAGGAGGAGTCCATCACCAAAGGAGACCTGGAG GGAAAATGCAAGCATGACTCTGCATCCTTGGGGTTGGGTAAGAGGACCAAG CAAACCACGGTGGAGGAGCAAAGATGCATCGTGCAGCTGGAAAAGGAGCTGGGCCGAACCAGGGCCGAGATCGAGATCCTTCGGGGTCAGCTGCCGGGCGCCGCCAGCGCCCAAGCGCTCGAATCTCAATCGAATCCGGCGGCGTTGGCGGCGAGTCGACGGGAGACCGAGGCGCTAAAATTGCTGTCGGAGAAACAGAGCCAGGAGATTGGTGAGTTGAAGCTGAAGGTCCAGCAGGCCACTAAGGAGAACATGGACATGATGGATGCCTGGAAG GCTAAATTTGACTCTCTGGTAAGCGACCACCAGCAGTCCCTGGAGGAGCTCAAGACCTCGTTCTCCGGTGAAAGCTCCACGCCCGAGGGACGAGAGCTTCGGGCCACCGTGGAGGGCCTGAAGATGGAGCATCAGCTCGAGGTGGAGAACCTCAAGGCCAAGTACAAAATCGAAGCCGCCATCCTCACCAAGGAACGCGAAGACCTCGTCGCTCGCCTCCAGGAGGCCGAGGACCACACCGGTAGTGAGGCCTTGGAGGAAGCCGGCGGCAAACTGCAGCGGGCTGAGAAAAGGCTGGCGGAGATGGAGGCGCTTCAACGGGAGAGCGCTCGAGAGCTGAAGGAACGGCTTGAGATTTCGGAGAAACAGTTAGCGGACTCCCGATCCTTGCGGGAGGTCAGTCAAGAGGAGGTCCAGAAGCTGCGAGAGAAGCTGAGGGTGACGGCCAATCAGCTGCAGGCCATCCAGACCGACCGCGACGCTAAC GTGATTGAAGATAGCCACCTTTCTGACAAGAAGCTCGAGCAGAACATTGAAG AAACCACGGAGAAGCTCctgaaaagggaaaaagaggTCTCCACTCTCACCTCCCAAGTTGAAGCTCTCAAATCTCAAATTGGAG TTCTGGAGGGCAAAGTTCGCTCGGGGGAAAGGAAGGCCGAAGCCCTCGTGCGGGAGAAGGTGCGTTTGGAGGCGGAGCTTGAGTCCATGACCAGAAAGTCCCACGATGCCTCCGGGCAGCTGCTCAGCATCAGCCAAGAGCTGTTGAAGAAAGAGGG GAACCTCAACGAGCTGAGGGTTCTGCTCCTGGAGTCGCGTCGACACTCTCGAGAGATGGACAAAGATCTGAACCGTGAAATGCGCAAAGCCGAGTGGAAGGTGAAGGAGCAAAAACTGCAGGATGACATCAAGACGCTTCGGGATAAACTCCTCGTGCTG GGCCGTGAGAGATTCTCCCCGGACCACCGCCGTCACTCCATGCTGGACCCCTCGGCTTTGGACTCCGAGGTGAGCCGCCTTCGCCAGCAGCTGCTCAGCACTGAGGACGCCCTGAGGACGGCCCTGGAGCACAACCAGCAGGTGGACCAACTGGTGCAGGCCATGAGGAAGCATCCAGAGAAAAGCCCG ATGCACGGAGCCCACAAGTCAGCCAACGGAATTCACCATCAGGAGCCCGACAGCAATCAAGAC cagcagcgctgA